In the genome of Amaranthus tricolor cultivar Red isolate AtriRed21 chromosome 15, ASM2621246v1, whole genome shotgun sequence, one region contains:
- the LOC130801533 gene encoding serine/threonine-protein phosphatase 7 long form homolog encodes MLLQIWSWEHIHIGRPIIWTIRPDGQHDQEDNADDFEPVLSSQHRRGMDPLAVSWLCVYLSRFHSPHTLVYYRDALDRQRDEQITWQPYTAAKMDALPHICTSGHEILRSCFPLICFDIIELHLPDRVMRQFGLEQVILQACDTQPQLHVIDWRTGDKNYVVRHRLHVDAWNDRASTLVRGDNFTGHSSGM; translated from the exons atgttgttacagatatggtcatgggagcacattcatatagggaggcctaTAATCTGGACGATTCGACCcgatgggcaacatgatcaggaagataacgcggatgattttgaaccggTGTTAAGTTCACAGCATCGTCGCGGGATGGATCCTTtagcagtaag ctggctttgcgtatatctttcgagattccactccccacatactctcgtctactacagagacgcacttgatcgacaacgggacgagcag ataacatggcagccttacacagcggctaagatggacgctctgccacacatatgtacatcgggccacgagattttGAGATCGTGTTTtccacttatttgctttgacatcatcgagctacatctcccggatcgtgtcatgcgtcaattcggtttggagcaggttaTTCTGCAAGCCTGTGAtacccaacctcaactacatgtGATCGATtggaggactggggacaagaactatgTTGTACGACATAGATTacatgtagatgcgtggaatgaccgagcatctacattggttcgaggagataacttcacaggtcatagctctgGTATGTAa